A stretch of the Actinomyces qiguomingii genome encodes the following:
- a CDS encoding HIT family protein: MTEQAQPERTEASTAPGGPLSHLEGTVVDGVRIETPFQHADAPDPFGRLWTPHRMVYIGGQDRPADDTVAQCPFCAAPGRNDADALIVHRGQTAYVLMNLYPYNTGHLLICPYRHVSDWTEATDAERTEIGRLTARAMEVVRAVSHPHGFNLGMNQGEVAGAGIAAHLHQHIVPRWTGDANFMPIIGKTKPVPQLLGDQREQLATAWNSAPTALDAHCNADSEG; this comes from the coding sequence ATGACTGAGCAGGCACAGCCCGAGCGGACCGAGGCCAGTACGGCCCCCGGCGGCCCGCTGAGTCACCTGGAGGGCACCGTAGTAGACGGTGTGCGCATCGAAACGCCTTTTCAGCATGCCGACGCTCCTGACCCATTCGGGCGGCTGTGGACCCCGCACCGCATGGTCTACATCGGCGGGCAGGACCGGCCGGCGGATGACACGGTCGCCCAGTGCCCCTTCTGCGCCGCCCCAGGCCGCAATGATGCCGACGCCCTGATTGTGCATCGCGGCCAGACCGCCTACGTGCTGATGAACCTGTACCCCTACAACACCGGCCACCTACTGATCTGCCCCTACCGGCACGTCTCCGACTGGACCGAGGCGACCGACGCCGAACGGACGGAGATCGGGCGGCTCACCGCCCGGGCCATGGAGGTGGTGCGTGCGGTGTCCCATCCCCACGGTTTCAACCTGGGCATGAACCAGGGCGAGGTCGCCGGCGCCGGCATCGCCGCCCACCTGCACCAGCACATCGTGCCGCGATGGACCGGGGACGCCAACTTCATGCCGATCATTGGTAAGACCAAGCCGGTGCCCCAGCTGCTGGGTGATCAGCGCGAACAGTTGGCCACAGCCTGGAACAGTGCGCCCACCGCCCT